One genomic window of Halorubrum hochsteinianum includes the following:
- a CDS encoding thiamine ABC transporter substrate-binding protein: protein MTTDESETRRRPVRPHTRRRFLTAAGAAGAVALAGCSAERTGDGDEGGDESGGDGSDGSDGEGDGETPTLTVATYANFIDAPSVSPGEWLKEEFESRFDAELEWATPDNEVNYYVERAASGAGVDADLYVGLTTEDLVRVDEELDGDLFAERGSVDGFDDVREGLLFDPFDRAVPFDTGYVSLVYDGTATEAPETFDGLLDEEHAGALIAQNPGGSATGRAFLLHTINRFGDGGVASDGDGEAVSGEDGDADYDYLDYWADLQANDVRVLGSWDDAYTAWSEGEAPIVVSYSTDQVFADMEGENLEEHQIRFLNDQAYANPEGMAVFADADEPELAREFMSFVLEPDVQGEIAQRNVAFPATGTAELPSDYAELAQEPADPVTFSYDELQGSVDAWVEAWERQFAGN, encoded by the coding sequence ATGACCACCGACGAGAGCGAGACGCGGCGGCGACCCGTCCGGCCACACACCCGACGACGGTTCCTGACGGCGGCCGGGGCGGCGGGGGCCGTCGCCCTCGCCGGCTGTAGCGCCGAGCGCACCGGCGACGGGGACGAGGGCGGCGACGAGAGCGGCGGCGACGGCTCGGACGGCTCCGACGGGGAGGGAGACGGCGAGACGCCGACGCTGACCGTCGCCACCTACGCCAACTTCATCGACGCGCCCTCGGTGAGTCCCGGCGAGTGGCTCAAAGAGGAGTTCGAGAGCCGCTTCGACGCCGAGCTGGAGTGGGCGACGCCCGACAACGAGGTGAACTACTACGTCGAGCGCGCGGCCTCGGGAGCCGGCGTCGACGCCGACCTCTACGTCGGCCTCACCACGGAGGACCTCGTGCGCGTCGACGAGGAGCTCGACGGGGACCTCTTCGCGGAGCGGGGCTCGGTCGACGGGTTCGACGACGTGCGGGAGGGGCTGCTGTTCGACCCGTTCGACCGGGCGGTCCCGTTCGACACCGGCTACGTGAGCCTCGTGTACGACGGGACGGCGACGGAGGCCCCGGAGACGTTCGACGGGCTGCTCGACGAGGAGCACGCGGGCGCGCTCATCGCGCAGAACCCCGGCGGCTCCGCGACCGGTCGCGCGTTCCTCCTCCACACGATCAACCGGTTCGGCGACGGCGGGGTCGCGAGCGACGGCGACGGGGAGGCCGTTTCGGGCGAGGACGGCGACGCCGACTACGACTACCTCGACTACTGGGCGGACCTCCAGGCGAACGACGTGCGCGTGCTGGGGAGCTGGGACGACGCGTACACGGCCTGGAGCGAGGGGGAAGCGCCGATCGTCGTCTCCTACTCCACCGATCAGGTGTTCGCCGACATGGAGGGCGAGAACCTCGAAGAACACCAGATCCGGTTCCTGAACGATCAGGCGTACGCGAACCCGGAGGGGATGGCCGTCTTCGCCGACGCCGACGAGCCGGAGCTGGCGCGGGAGTTCATGTCGTTCGTGCTGGAGCCCGACGTTCAAGGCGAGATCGCCCAGCGCAACGTCGCGTTCCCGGCGACCGGAACCGCCGAGCTGCCGAGCGACTACGCGGAGCTGGCACAGGAGCCGGCCGACCCGGTGACGTTCTCCTACGACGAGCTTCAGGGCTCGGTCGACGCGTGGGTCGAGGCCTGGGAGCGGCAGTTCGCCGGTAACTAA
- the hisA gene encoding 1-(5-phosphoribosyl)-5-[(5-phosphoribosylamino)methylideneamino]imidazole-4-carboxamide isomerase: MSDFPEFEVIPAVDVQDGEVVQLVGGERGTGKRYGDPVDAAERWIDAGASTLHLVDLDGAFEGERVNAAAIEAVVEAVGGADGDDAIGLQLGGGIRTAGGARDLLDLGLDRVILGTAAVETPEIVAEIDETHPGSVVVSLDAKDGEVVVSGWTEGTGLDPAEAAARYEELGAGAILFTNVDVEGQLEGIDREAVESVVEAVDIPVIASGGVASVGDVVALKEAGAAAVVVGTALYEGEFTLREAQQAADEV; the protein is encoded by the coding sequence ATGAGCGACTTCCCCGAGTTCGAGGTGATTCCCGCCGTCGACGTGCAGGACGGCGAGGTCGTCCAGCTGGTCGGCGGCGAGCGCGGGACGGGCAAACGCTACGGCGACCCGGTCGACGCCGCCGAGCGCTGGATCGACGCGGGCGCGAGCACCCTCCACCTCGTCGACCTCGACGGCGCGTTCGAGGGCGAGCGGGTCAACGCCGCGGCGATCGAGGCGGTCGTCGAGGCGGTCGGCGGCGCGGACGGCGACGACGCGATCGGCCTCCAACTCGGCGGCGGCATCCGCACCGCCGGCGGCGCGCGCGACCTCCTCGATCTGGGACTCGACCGCGTGATACTCGGGACTGCGGCGGTCGAGACGCCCGAGATCGTCGCGGAGATCGACGAGACGCACCCGGGAAGCGTCGTCGTCAGCCTCGACGCGAAGGACGGCGAGGTCGTGGTGTCGGGGTGGACGGAGGGAACCGGGCTCGACCCCGCCGAGGCGGCCGCGCGCTACGAGGAGCTGGGTGCGGGCGCGATCCTCTTCACGAACGTCGACGTGGAGGGCCAGTTGGAGGGGATCGACCGCGAGGCGGTGGAGTCGGTGGTCGAGGCGGTCGACATCCCGGTCATCGCGTCCGGCGGCGTGGCGTCGGTCGGCGACGTGGTCGCGCTGAAGGAGGCAGGGGCGGCCGCGGTCGTGGTCGGGACCGCGCTGTACGAGGGCGAATTCACGCTGCGGGAGGCGCAACAGGCGGCCGACGAGGTCTGA
- the hisB gene encoding imidazoleglycerol-phosphate dehydratase HisB → MSEHERTAAVTRETAETTIELTLAVDGDGDSEVDTGIGFYDHMLASFAKHGLFDLTVRCDGDLEIDDHHTVEDVAICLGEAFDEALGDKRAIRRYADRRVPLDEAVASVVVDVAGRPYYEFAGEFSQESVGEFTSVMADHFALSLAHNAGLTLHAAVEKGDNAHHEVEALFKALARALDDATRLDERRSDTPSTKGEL, encoded by the coding sequence ATGAGCGAGCACGAGCGGACCGCGGCGGTCACCCGCGAGACCGCGGAGACGACGATCGAGTTGACGCTCGCGGTCGACGGCGACGGCGACAGCGAGGTCGACACGGGGATCGGCTTCTACGACCACATGCTGGCGTCGTTCGCCAAACACGGCCTCTTCGACCTCACCGTGCGCTGTGACGGCGATCTGGAGATCGACGACCACCACACCGTCGAGGACGTGGCGATCTGCCTCGGCGAGGCGTTCGACGAGGCGCTCGGCGACAAGCGCGCGATCCGCCGGTACGCCGACCGGCGCGTCCCCCTCGACGAGGCGGTCGCGAGCGTCGTCGTCGACGTGGCGGGCCGCCCCTACTACGAGTTCGCCGGCGAGTTCTCACAGGAGTCCGTCGGCGAGTTCACGAGCGTCATGGCCGACCACTTCGCGCTGTCGCTGGCCCACAACGCCGGGCTGACGCTCCACGCCGCGGTCGAGAAGGGCGACAACGCCCACCACGAGGTCGAGGCCCTGTTCAAGGCGCTGGCGCGCGCCCTCGACGACGCCACCCGCCTCGACGAGCGCCGCAGCGACACGCCGAGCACCAAGGGCGAACTGTAA
- a CDS encoding YkgJ family cysteine cluster protein has product MELRCEGCAGCCVDWRPLDPAAAGSDRTGPRPPLDDVYDLAPLTRDEVARFVDDGLAAALTPRLFEPAEGDDSVGIDGVDLAAANGRPVFVVGLRKPPKPVAPVGTDEPRWLDACVFLDPTTLQCRIHGDERYPRTCATYPGHNLELGAETECERVEAAGGGDRLLDDDPPNDLPAPAFGPQALGATVFAYPDPDALDGVVARLRDGEATPDDRARFAGAAVGSRPGSLSVDRDRMAEARDSARETDSWVGTAIREWTERAAPDGDPVALDADALGRLVRDVEDDAGAPDTPGWD; this is encoded by the coding sequence ATGGAACTCCGCTGTGAGGGGTGCGCCGGCTGCTGCGTCGACTGGCGACCGCTCGACCCGGCGGCCGCGGGCTCCGACCGCACCGGGCCGCGCCCCCCGCTCGACGACGTCTACGACCTCGCGCCGCTCACCCGCGACGAGGTGGCCCGGTTCGTCGACGACGGCCTCGCCGCCGCGCTCACGCCCCGGCTGTTCGAGCCAGCCGAGGGCGACGACAGCGTCGGGATCGACGGCGTCGACCTCGCCGCCGCGAACGGTCGCCCCGTCTTCGTCGTCGGCCTCCGGAAACCCCCAAAACCGGTCGCCCCGGTCGGGACCGACGAGCCGCGCTGGCTCGACGCCTGCGTCTTCCTCGACCCGACGACGCTCCAGTGCCGGATCCACGGCGACGAGCGCTACCCGCGCACCTGCGCGACCTACCCCGGCCACAACCTCGAACTCGGCGCGGAGACGGAGTGCGAGCGCGTCGAGGCCGCCGGCGGCGGCGACCGCCTCCTCGACGACGACCCGCCGAACGACCTCCCGGCACCCGCGTTCGGCCCGCAGGCGCTCGGCGCGACCGTGTTCGCCTACCCCGACCCCGACGCGCTCGACGGCGTCGTCGCCCGACTCCGGGACGGCGAGGCGACCCCCGACGACCGCGCCCGCTTCGCCGGTGCCGCCGTCGGCTCTCGCCCCGGATCGCTGTCGGTCGACCGCGACCGCATGGCCGAGGCCCGGGACAGCGCCCGCGAGACCGACTCCTGGGTCGGGACGGCGATCCGCGAGTGGACCGAACGGGCCGCCCCCGACGGCGACCCCGTCGCGCTCGACGCCGACGCGCTCGGTCGACTGGTGCGCGACGTGGAAGACGACGCGGGCGCGCCCGACACGCCCGGGTGGGACTGA
- a CDS encoding L-aspartate oxidase, with protein sequence MTERDTDEPVEYAREDVSVLVVGAGAAGARAAIELAERGVDDLLVLGKRGHGDAHTTWARGGINGALGTRDPEDSPAIHAADTLNEGHHVNDPAKVETVTEQMPARLRELDEWGMEYSRTDDGEIDQRYFGAQSFRRTAFAGDHTGESMLNTLVDRAQSLSVPYRENVMITKLVSDGGAVHGAVGFDMDDGEFVLFNAGTVVLAAGGHAAIYNRHTSRDDENNGDGAALAYDAGASLMDMEFMQFHPTGMAVDESDPEWEPWSGRLVTEAVRGEGGRLFNAEGERFMERYSPDQMELDARDVVARAIAREVAEGRGTENGGVYLDISHRDADFVRERLPRMYERFQELGVDMAEEAVEVAPTSHYGMGGVAVDDHGETDVDGLFAIGETMAGVHGANRLGGNSLAETVAYGVVAGERIADRADGPGTVPDDLRESVVEPHLRDLRAMANRDGEHDVDAVLAELRELMWDHAGILRDEASLRAGLDRLADVRERAADLRVGPVTSESFEFAVDLGFMIVAAEAVLRGALEREESRGAHYRTDFPDTDADWRRNVYFDAADVGGMRLRTEPVDEPSEAVKAALDEGHELDYHQLE encoded by the coding sequence ATGACCGAACGAGACACCGACGAGCCGGTCGAGTACGCGCGCGAGGACGTTTCCGTCCTCGTCGTCGGCGCTGGCGCGGCGGGCGCACGCGCGGCCATCGAACTGGCCGAGCGCGGCGTCGACGACCTGCTCGTGCTCGGCAAGCGCGGGCACGGCGACGCGCACACGACGTGGGCGCGCGGGGGGATCAACGGCGCGCTCGGCACGCGCGACCCCGAGGACTCGCCGGCGATCCACGCCGCCGACACGCTCAACGAGGGCCACCACGTCAACGATCCGGCCAAGGTCGAGACGGTGACGGAACAGATGCCGGCGCGCCTCCGCGAACTCGACGAGTGGGGCATGGAGTACTCCCGGACCGACGACGGCGAGATCGACCAGCGCTACTTCGGAGCCCAGTCGTTCCGCCGGACCGCCTTCGCCGGCGACCACACCGGCGAGTCGATGCTGAACACCCTCGTTGACCGCGCACAGTCCCTGTCCGTCCCCTACCGGGAGAACGTGATGATAACGAAACTGGTCTCCGACGGCGGCGCGGTCCACGGTGCCGTCGGCTTCGACATGGACGACGGCGAGTTCGTGCTGTTCAACGCCGGCACCGTCGTCCTCGCCGCCGGCGGCCACGCCGCCATCTACAACCGGCACACCTCCCGCGACGACGAGAACAACGGCGACGGGGCGGCGCTGGCGTACGACGCCGGCGCGTCCCTGATGGACATGGAGTTCATGCAGTTCCACCCGACCGGGATGGCCGTCGACGAGAGCGATCCCGAGTGGGAGCCGTGGAGCGGCCGCCTCGTGACCGAGGCGGTCCGCGGCGAGGGGGGCCGACTGTTCAACGCGGAGGGCGAGCGGTTCATGGAGCGCTACTCGCCGGACCAGATGGAGCTCGACGCGCGCGACGTGGTCGCCCGGGCGATCGCGCGCGAGGTCGCCGAGGGGCGCGGCACCGAGAACGGTGGCGTCTACCTCGACATCTCCCACCGCGACGCCGACTTCGTCCGGGAGCGGCTCCCGCGGATGTACGAGCGCTTCCAAGAGCTCGGCGTGGACATGGCCGAGGAGGCGGTCGAGGTGGCCCCGACCTCCCACTACGGGATGGGCGGGGTCGCGGTCGACGACCACGGGGAGACCGACGTGGACGGGCTCTTCGCCATCGGCGAGACGATGGCGGGCGTCCACGGCGCGAACCGACTCGGCGGGAACTCGCTGGCCGAGACCGTCGCGTACGGCGTCGTCGCCGGCGAGCGGATCGCCGACCGCGCGGACGGACCGGGGACCGTCCCGGACGACCTCCGCGAGTCGGTCGTCGAACCGCACCTCCGAGACCTGCGCGCGATGGCGAACCGCGACGGCGAGCACGACGTGGACGCGGTGCTCGCCGAACTGCGGGAGCTGATGTGGGACCACGCCGGCATCCTCCGCGACGAGGCGTCGCTCCGGGCGGGGCTCGACCGCCTCGCCGACGTGCGCGAGCGCGCCGCCGACCTGCGCGTCGGCCCAGTCACGAGCGAGTCGTTCGAGTTCGCGGTCGACCTCGGCTTCATGATCGTCGCCGCCGAGGCGGTGCTCCGCGGCGCGCTCGAACGCGAGGAGTCCCGCGGCGCTCACTACCGCACCGACTTCCCCGACACCGACGCCGACTGGCGGCGCAACGTCTACTTCGACGCCGCCGACGTGGGCGGCATGCGGCTCCGGACCGAGCCGGTCGACGAGCCGAGCGAGGCGGTCAAGGCCGCGCTCGACGAGGGGCACGAACTGGACTACCACCAACTGGAGTGA
- a CDS encoding N-acetyltransferase, protein MDEIAIRGPRPGDAEPLEALITSHFSEGSSYGVDLGLDDPTYRVLVAVEAGGDDTDSEGSILGVMALREFADPAAVADEMYFFDDPGLLPAAELYGHLEMGYVRGDATGRGIGSRLLERLHAVGAERGVDLFVADSWYHGGDDSPEKLFDGHGYETVHRDPIDRPASECPKCEGECVCEGALAVRRVGGDGGGPEASGS, encoded by the coding sequence ATGGACGAGATCGCGATCCGAGGGCCCCGCCCCGGCGACGCCGAGCCGCTGGAGGCGCTCATCACGTCGCACTTCAGCGAGGGGAGCTCCTACGGCGTCGACCTCGGGCTCGACGACCCGACGTACCGCGTGCTGGTCGCGGTCGAGGCCGGAGGCGACGACACCGACTCAGAGGGTTCGATCCTCGGCGTCATGGCGCTCCGGGAGTTCGCCGATCCCGCCGCCGTCGCCGACGAGATGTACTTCTTCGACGACCCCGGCCTCCTGCCGGCCGCGGAGCTGTACGGCCACCTCGAAATGGGGTACGTCAGGGGGGACGCGACCGGCCGCGGGATCGGGAGCCGGTTGCTCGAACGGCTCCACGCGGTCGGGGCCGAGCGCGGCGTCGACCTGTTCGTCGCGGACTCGTGGTACCACGGGGGCGACGACTCGCCGGAGAAGCTGTTCGACGGACACGGGTACGAGACGGTCCACCGCGACCCGATCGACCGACCGGCGTCGGAGTGCCCGAAATGCGAGGGCGAGTGCGTCTGCGAGGGCGCGCTCGCGGTGCGGCGAGTCGGGGGCGACGGGGGCGGGCCGGAGGCGAGCGGCTCGTGA
- a CDS encoding Brp/Blh family beta-carotene 15,15'-dioxygenase, translated as MTEAAATESTESRPADAGRRGSTAESAEERVDRWFARRPALALAALLPIGAVTPLFPVEVGVATFALGTLVVGMAHGAVDHLVPLRAAPGVSLRRSIAVVSVVYAVLGGAVVAAFFLAPVAAFVGFVALTWLHWGQGDVATLAIASVDHLPTSAERWLALVVRGGLPMGVPLLAHPEEYRLVAEWTVGLFLVDAGAAATAVDPLFTPAVRAAVGAGMAAATLASVGLGYRRVRGGGDGSNDGGARRDPAGWRRDVGELAVLWAWFLLAAPVFAIGVYFALWHALRHVGRLVLVDPEAASAASAGDAVGALARFGRDAAPLTLGGFLVVGAVGASVPAGVAAPGDLLAVSLVAIAAMTLPHVVVVAWLDRRQGVWRPGVGA; from the coding sequence ATGACTGAGGCCGCGGCGACGGAGTCGACCGAATCGCGCCCAGCCGACGCGGGGCGGCGCGGGTCGACCGCGGAGTCGGCCGAGGAACGGGTCGACCGGTGGTTCGCGCGACGCCCGGCGCTGGCGCTGGCCGCGCTCCTCCCGATCGGTGCCGTGACCCCCCTGTTTCCGGTCGAAGTCGGCGTCGCGACGTTCGCGCTCGGGACGCTCGTCGTCGGGATGGCTCACGGCGCGGTCGACCACCTCGTCCCGCTCCGGGCCGCCCCGGGCGTGTCGCTGCGACGGTCGATCGCGGTCGTCTCCGTCGTCTACGCGGTCCTCGGCGGCGCGGTGGTCGCCGCGTTCTTCCTCGCGCCGGTCGCGGCGTTCGTCGGCTTCGTCGCGCTCACGTGGCTCCACTGGGGGCAGGGCGACGTGGCGACGCTCGCTATCGCGAGCGTCGACCACCTGCCCACGTCGGCGGAGCGGTGGCTGGCGCTCGTCGTCCGCGGCGGCCTCCCGATGGGCGTTCCGCTGCTCGCGCATCCGGAGGAGTACCGACTGGTGGCCGAGTGGACCGTCGGGCTGTTCCTCGTCGACGCGGGCGCGGCCGCGACCGCGGTCGACCCCCTCTTCACGCCCGCGGTCCGCGCCGCGGTCGGCGCGGGGATGGCGGCCGCGACGCTGGCGTCGGTCGGACTGGGCTACCGCCGAGTCCGGGGTGGCGGCGACGGCAGTAACGACGGCGGGGCGAGACGCGACCCCGCCGGGTGGCGGCGCGACGTCGGCGAACTGGCGGTGCTGTGGGCGTGGTTCCTGCTCGCGGCACCGGTGTTCGCGATCGGGGTGTACTTCGCGCTGTGGCACGCGCTCCGGCACGTCGGGCGGCTCGTCCTCGTCGACCCCGAGGCCGCGAGCGCCGCGTCGGCCGGCGACGCCGTCGGCGCGCTCGCCCGCTTCGGCCGCGACGCGGCACCGCTCACGCTCGGCGGGTTCCTCGTGGTCGGCGCGGTGGGCGCGAGCGTGCCGGCGGGCGTGGCCGCGCCCGGCGACCTGCTGGCCGTGTCGCTGGTCGCCATCGCCGCGATGACCTTACCCCACGTCGTCGTCGTCGCGTGGCTCGACCGGCGGCAGGGCGTCTGGCGTCCCGGCGTCGGAGCCTGA
- a CDS encoding lycopene cyclase domain-containing protein — protein sequence MLPTLTYLQFHLVFSVPVLALLWYLAPRYEAVRQRRATVGIAILVAIAYFYTTPWISYMIRQGAWWYADGAVLVRALSIPLGEYLFFTIQTVVTAFALHLIGFDPTFREGDFDRKPRVAGVIAGVAMVVGGLWLTTLDPSYLYLGGLIAWVGPVVALQWAVGGGYLVRTPRMWLAATLIPAAYFWVADRIAIAMGTWQLSAEYTTGVAVLGLPIEEMLFFAAAGVMTVNGLVLFEWVLDWNDRRGSVAESVPSGAAEPDVPGPEPPADPDPDVVDD from the coding sequence ATGCTACCGACGCTGACGTACCTTCAGTTCCACCTCGTTTTCAGCGTCCCCGTGCTGGCGCTGCTGTGGTACCTCGCGCCGCGGTACGAGGCCGTCCGCCAGCGGCGGGCGACGGTCGGGATCGCGATCCTCGTGGCCATCGCGTACTTCTACACGACGCCGTGGATCAGCTACATGATCCGGCAGGGCGCGTGGTGGTACGCCGACGGAGCGGTGCTCGTCCGGGCGCTGTCGATCCCCCTCGGCGAGTACCTGTTCTTCACCATCCAGACCGTCGTCACCGCGTTCGCGCTCCACCTGATCGGGTTCGACCCGACGTTCCGCGAGGGCGACTTCGACCGGAAACCGAGGGTCGCCGGCGTCATCGCCGGGGTCGCGATGGTCGTCGGCGGGCTCTGGCTGACGACGCTCGACCCCTCGTACCTCTACCTCGGCGGCCTGATCGCGTGGGTCGGTCCGGTGGTCGCGCTCCAGTGGGCGGTCGGCGGGGGGTACCTCGTCCGCACGCCGCGGATGTGGCTCGCCGCGACGCTGATCCCGGCCGCCTACTTCTGGGTCGCCGACCGGATCGCGATCGCGATGGGGACGTGGCAGCTCTCCGCCGAGTACACGACCGGCGTCGCCGTGTTGGGCCTCCCGATCGAGGAGATGCTTTTCTTCGCCGCCGCCGGGGTGATGACCGTCAACGGGCTGGTGCTGTTCGAGTGGGTGCTCGACTGGAACGACCGCCGCGGGAGCGTCGCGGAGTCGGTCCCGTCGGGAGCGGCCGAGCCCGACGTGCCCGGCCCGGAACCGCCCGCCGACCCGGACCCCGACGTGGTCGATGACTGA